The following proteins come from a genomic window of Mucinivorans hirudinis:
- a CDS encoding D-tyrosyl-tRNA(Tyr) deacylase gives MVEGEQVAAIGCGLLVLLGVEDGDTGEDIDWLVGKIAKMRIFADPNGSMNLSIEDVSGEILIVSQFTLHASTRKGNRPSFIRAARPEWAIPLYEDFISRFPGAKHGIFGADMKVALVNDGPVTIIMDSKIRD, from the coding sequence GTGGTTGAAGGCGAGCAGGTCGCGGCAATAGGTTGCGGCTTGCTTGTTTTGTTGGGTGTGGAAGATGGGGACACAGGGGAAGATATTGATTGGCTTGTGGGAAAAATTGCAAAAATGCGTATATTTGCAGACCCAAACGGGTCGATGAACCTTTCCATTGAGGATGTTAGTGGTGAAATACTGATTGTTAGTCAGTTTACACTGCACGCCTCCACGCGTAAGGGAAACCGTCCAAGCTTTATCAGGGCAGCAAGACCGGAATGGGCAATACCACTGTACGAAGATTTCATCAGCCGCTTCCCCGGAGCAAAACACGGTATATTTGGTGCGGATATGAAAGTCGCGCTGGTGAACGACGGACCGGTCACGATAATAATGGATAGTAAAATCAGAGATTAA
- a CDS encoding Magnesium and cobalt efflux protein CorC, with translation MIEFLPFTVHSLPLFISLALLLFMSALISGAETAFFSLNPVQINELHTGESRKTQTVLRLLDNQDSLLSTILILNNLINIGAILVASAIIDITISFADSQFLEFIVKVVLVTFLLLLFGEIMPKIFATYNNVAFAKFMAIPLLGARVVVAPLSFVLIKLGGALTRSLSGNGHNVSIDELQDAIEITKTETPEDKEMLSGIVRFVGTQVVEIMKPRIDVVALEVEDNFVKVKQTVIKSGFSRIPVYKDSFDNIQGILFIKDILKYIERGEDFEWQKLARKPYFVPEHKKINDLLEDFQTLKIHLAVVVDEYGGTLGIVTLEDILEEVVGDIADDSDAVESFYQKVDENNYIFDGKTHIVDFERVLKLDDDFLEKVKGEADTLAGLMLEIKGDFVKVEEWVEFGKMRFTAQEIDNHRIIKILVTLQ, from the coding sequence TTGATAGAGTTTTTACCCTTTACCGTTCACTCCCTGCCACTGTTTATCTCTTTGGCTCTATTGCTGTTTATGTCCGCCCTAATTTCGGGAGCCGAGACCGCTTTTTTTTCGCTTAACCCTGTGCAAATCAATGAGCTGCACACCGGAGAAAGTCGCAAAACACAGACCGTCCTCCGCTTGTTGGACAACCAAGATTCGCTGCTCTCCACCATACTTATACTCAATAATTTAATAAACATCGGAGCTATTTTGGTGGCGAGTGCCATAATAGATATAACCATTTCTTTCGCCGATTCTCAGTTTTTGGAATTTATTGTGAAGGTTGTTTTGGTAACCTTTCTCTTGCTGCTCTTCGGAGAGATAATGCCCAAGATATTTGCAACTTACAACAATGTTGCCTTTGCCAAGTTTATGGCTATACCACTGTTGGGGGCGCGGGTTGTTGTTGCTCCGCTCTCATTTGTACTCATTAAGCTGGGCGGCGCTCTCACGCGTTCGCTCTCGGGCAACGGACACAATGTATCGATCGATGAGTTGCAGGATGCAATAGAGATAACAAAGACTGAAACCCCCGAGGATAAAGAGATGTTGAGCGGTATCGTGCGCTTTGTGGGTACTCAAGTTGTGGAGATTATGAAACCGCGCATTGATGTGGTAGCTCTAGAGGTTGAGGATAACTTTGTGAAGGTCAAGCAGACGGTTATCAAGAGCGGTTTTTCGCGTATTCCCGTCTATAAGGATAGTTTTGACAATATACAAGGAATTTTATTTATCAAGGATATACTTAAATACATAGAGAGAGGCGAAGATTTTGAGTGGCAAAAGTTGGCACGCAAACCATATTTTGTGCCTGAACATAAGAAGATTAACGACCTTTTGGAGGATTTTCAGACGCTCAAAATCCACCTGGCGGTGGTGGTAGATGAGTATGGGGGGACTTTGGGCATTGTTACCCTCGAGGATATATTAGAGGAAGTCGTGGGTGACATCGCCGATGACTCGGACGCTGTGGAGAGTTTTTATCAAAAGGTTGACGAAAACAACTATATATTTGATGGCAAGACACATATAGTCGATTTTGAGCGAGTATTAAAGTTGGATGACGACTTTCTGGAGAAGGTCAAAGGCGAGGCAGACACGCTGGCGGGGTTAATGTTGGAAATCAAGGGTGACTTTGTTAAGGTGGAAGAGTGGGTTGAGTTCGGAAAGATGCGCTTTACGGCACAGGAGATTGATAATCACAGAATTATAAAAATATTGGTTACCCTTCAGTAG
- a CDS encoding ATP-dependent RNA helicase A: MNLPRGFKIKRYSGIDYYYSEGRYYRRHNGHYYLCRPPFGAVIAGAIVESVLNAIIINNQTYYYGDGTFYIRTGGNYRAVQPPIGARIAELPYGAQELYLNGEYYYQVDDTYYMPVYDSILRQEVYEVVGKGSNGYSRN, encoded by the coding sequence TTGAACCTGCCTCGCGGATTCAAAATTAAAAGGTACAGCGGGATTGACTACTACTATTCTGAGGGTCGTTATTACCGCCGCCACAACGGGCACTACTATTTATGTCGTCCGCCCTTTGGTGCAGTGATTGCCGGAGCAATTGTCGAATCGGTACTCAATGCCATAATTATCAATAACCAGACCTATTACTACGGAGATGGTACGTTTTACATACGTACGGGCGGGAACTATCGCGCCGTTCAGCCACCAATCGGAGCACGCATCGCAGAGTTGCCCTACGGTGCGCAGGAGTTATACTTGAATGGTGAATACTACTACCAAGTGGACGACACGTACTATATGCCGGTATATGACTCCATACTCAGGCAAGAGGTCTATGAGGTTGTAGGAAAAGGCAGTAATGGGTATTCTAGAAATTAG
- a CDS encoding Octaprenyl diphosphate synthase has product MLEEVVANLLVPSGKQMRPLLVLLTAKLHGEVNEKSYAAAMLFEMLHWATLIHDDVVDEAYMRRGELTLGAMMRSKSAVLVGDFLFTRGLAVAARAENYQAITSATRCIEMVVDGELMQSRNAARLTTTREDYYEIIKLKTAVVLASCAQVGAASVGATEKQVESMYRLGELLGCAFQIQDDILDLTDTNTGKTKYNDLQERKITLPLIFAMEKEGRSEALKQLRRAAHSQKSINWLIAFIKRNEGIEKARKELNDKHREAMEIIRSYPESAVRESLIKFADYVVLRKK; this is encoded by the coding sequence ATGCTTGAGGAAGTTGTCGCAAATTTGCTTGTGCCCTCGGGCAAGCAGATGCGCCCGCTCTTGGTGCTACTCACGGCAAAGCTGCACGGAGAGGTCAATGAGAAGAGCTATGCGGCGGCAATGCTTTTCGAGATGTTGCATTGGGCAACTCTCATTCACGATGATGTTGTTGATGAGGCATATATGCGCCGTGGAGAGCTCACCTTGGGGGCAATGATGCGCTCGAAAAGTGCAGTTTTGGTGGGTGATTTTCTCTTTACACGAGGGTTGGCTGTGGCGGCACGGGCAGAGAATTATCAGGCTATCACATCGGCAACACGCTGCATTGAGATGGTGGTGGATGGTGAGTTGATGCAGTCGCGAAATGCGGCAAGATTAACCACCACAAGAGAGGATTATTACGAGATAATTAAGCTCAAAACCGCCGTAGTTCTTGCAAGTTGCGCACAGGTGGGTGCTGCCTCGGTGGGGGCGACTGAAAAGCAGGTTGAGAGTATGTACCGCCTCGGCGAGCTGCTCGGATGTGCATTCCAAATTCAGGACGACATACTCGATTTGACAGATACAAACACGGGTAAAACAAAGTACAACGATTTGCAGGAGCGTAAAATAACCCTACCCCTTATCTTCGCGATGGAGAAGGAGGGGCGCAGCGAGGCACTTAAACAGTTGCGCAGGGCGGCACACTCGCAAAAAAGTATCAATTGGTTAATTGCCTTTATCAAGAGGAACGAGGGCATCGAAAAGGCGCGCAAAGAGCTTAACGACAAGCATAGAGAGGCGATGGAAATCATAAGAAGCTACCCTGAGAGTGCTGTTAGAGAGTCGCTCATAAAATTTGCCGACTATGTGGTACTAAGAAAAAAATAG